The stretch of DNA TATTTTCTGTCACTATCGGTACAGACTGATGGGTTTGATTCTACAAAGCCAGTCAAATGTTTACTCAAGATTactattttgcatattttagaTGGAAAATGGGTATTATGTATTGACCAGAAAAATGTACTCTCTTATATTTGAGGCTCTTCAATCTGGCAAAAGTATTTTACTCATTGTCCAAACTTTTAACCAGCAGTGTACTTTGTCAGCATTTAACAGATTAGCATGGACACAGCTTAGCAGATGAATGATCAGCACTctttatcactttaaaatatgaaaacaaatgtcCAGCTGTAATATTTCAGCGTCCCTGTCATTGAGGTGTTCGTGTGTCTGCATCAATCCACACAGATTTACTGGCACTGGATCAGAGTAAGACCTTCTACAAGCCCGACTGGTTTGATATCGTGGGAGCGGAGGTGAAGTGCTGTAAGGAGGCGGTGTGTGTCATTGACATGTCCTCCTTCACCAAGTTTGAGCTCACAGTGAGTCCGTTCAGTCCTGATTCTCTTTATTGTGATGAGTCTGTCGTATCATTAtggaagaaataaataaaaataaacaaagtaaatgtttgactttttttccccacaattctgaggggaaaaagtcttaattgtgagataaatagtggcaattacctttttacttttttattccgtggtgaaaacaagcttccacacaTCATCTTCTGTGAGGTTTCCAGTCTTCAGCTCTTTTGtgactgatgtgtgtgtttcagtctGCAGGCGATCAGGCCCTGCGGCTGCTGCAGCGTTTGTGTGCCAATGACCTGGACGTGCCGGTCGGGCACATCGTCCACACGGGCATGCTGAACGAGAAAGGAGGATACGAGAACGACTGCAGCGTGGTGCGCCTCAGCAAAAACAGGTTCGCAAAGAGTGACACTTCCGATAAAGCAGGGCTTTTTGACATGAAAGctaaatgtttatgttttaaagtacaatacatttatattatactatattgcaataactgtatatttgaagacttcagatgcaaaagcctctaagtccaTCTGacgtttttctttaaaattagcatttttatcaGGCTCTGTATTGGTTTCTGTCTAAGTAACGGTACTTCTGAATGGGCTGACGCTGGGATTTAGTGGGTTTGAAGTGAAAGAATTTGATGAACATATACTATGCGCGGAGAGCATTCATTAAGTATCGTTATCTCATTTTTGACTGaggtggcttttttttttacttatgagaacaaaaaaacaagagcAAAAAGCAGAGATCTGCAGAACTGCATTAACCAAATAAACAGGACAGCAGATCCACAAAAGCAGACTCTCCACTAATCCAGATCAGTTCATCATATTGACATCATCAACTTCTGTCAACAGTTTCTTCATCATTTCACCCACTGATCAACAAGTTCACTGCTGGTCTTGGATTAAGAAGCACATGCCCAACGATCCGCAGCTCCACCTGGAGGACGTCAGCTGGAAGTACACAGGTAAGATCAATACATCAGACGATCCCAACTTACATTGTTTTTCAAATCAGGAAAACTTTCCGTCAAAGCTAGAAAAGTAAACAATAGACTAGCCTTATAAGTGAACTAGAGAATAAATGTCTGAAATGAGCCTTTATGGCATACCCTTGAGTGTGATGCAGTAATCTGTGCCATGTGTTCTGTAGCTCTGAATCTGATTGGTCCGCGTGCCATGGACGTGTTGTCTGAACTGTCATATGTGTCCATGACTCCAGAGCACTTCCCCTCTCTGTTCTGTAAGGTGAGTCCAGTGCTTCTGTTCAACAATCTGTTCAAAGACctttgggttaaaaacaaaagtcAATTATTAAGGAACATGAAAATAAATCAGTGTTCAACACAGTCTGTGTGCCTAAGCCCCATTCACgacaataatgattttatttacagtgggtacggaaagtattcagacccccttaaatttttcactctttgttatattgcagccatttgctaaaatcatttaagttcattttttttcctcattgatgtacacacagcaccccatattgacagaaaaacacagaattgttgacatttttgcagatttattaaaaaagaaaaactgaaatatcacatggtcctaagtattcagaccctttgctcagtatttagtagaagcacccttttgatctaatacagccatgagtctttttgggaaagatgcaacaagtttttcacacctggatttggggatcctctgccattcctccttgcagatcctctccagttctgtcaggttggatggtaaacgttggtggacagccatttttaggtctctccagagatgctcaattgggtttaagtcagggctctggctgggccattcaagaacagtcacggagttgttgtgaagccactccttcgttattttagctgtgtgcttagggtcattgtcttgttggaaggtaaaccttcggcccagtctgaggtcctgagcactctggagaaggttttcgtccaggatatccctgtacttggccgcattcatctttccctcgattgcaaccagtcgtcctgtccctgcagctgaaaaacacccccacagcatgatgctgccaccaccatgcttcactgttgggactgtattggacaggtgatgagcagtgcctggttttctccacacataccgcttagagttaaggccaaaaagttctatcttggtctcatcagaccagagaatcttatttctcaccatcttagagtccttcaggtgttttttcatgtgtcttgcactgaggagaggcttccgtcgggccactctgccataaagccccgactggtggagggctgcagtgatggttgactttctacaactttctcccatctcccgactgcttctctggagctcagccacagtgatctttgggttcttctttacctctctcatcaaggctcttctcccccgatagctcagtttggccggacggccagctctaggaagggttctggtcgtcccaaacatcttccatttaaggattatggaggccactgtgctcttaggaaccttaagtgcagcagaaatttttttgtaaccttggccagatctgtgccttgccacaattctgtctctgagctcttcaggcagttccttttgacctcatgattctcatttgctctgacatgcactgtgagctgtaaggtcttatacagacaggtgtgtggctttcctaatcaagtccaatcagtataatcaaacacagctggactcaaatgaaggtgtagaaccatctcaaggatgatcagaagaaatggacagcacctgagttaaatatatgagtgtcacagcaaagggtctgaatacttaggatcatgtgatatttcagtttttcttttttaataaatctgcaaaaatgtcaacaattctgtgtttttctgtcaatatgggcgtgctgtgtgtacattaatgaggaaaaaaaatgaacttaaatgattttagcaaatggctgcaatataacaaagagtgaaaaatttaagggggtctgaatactttccgtacccactgtatttaTAGTTTGAGCTTTCCGGGCGGGAAGTCACGTTTCATGTCGTTTGTCTTTGCGTGGTTAGGGTTAGCATGATTAATGTGGTTCTTTGTGTGGTTACGTCACGTCCACTGGGGTCGTGACTGCTAACCCTAACCGTGTGCGGTGCGAGGTGTGTTCCTTCTGACAGTCAGAACTAATGTAGTCATAGCTAATGAACAACATTATCAACACCATGTACTGTTAAAaaaaggatgcagcctctgaattgggacacagttTCTGAGTTTCCTCGCACTCTGATGGTGTCTTGCAGGAAATGAGTGTGGGATACGCCAATGGCATCAGAGTCATGAGTATGACGCACACCGGAGAGCCGGGCTTCATGCTGTATATCCCTATAGAGGTAAGTCACACTGACTGTTGCAGATTTCTCTGTAGTTTTTGACTGTTTTGACTCTATCAGTCATTTCATCTGAGATGTTGCTCTCCTTTTCCCAGTATGCACTGCATGTGTATAATGAAGTGATGTCAGTCGGGCAGAAATATGGGATCCGGAACGCAGGCTATTACGCTTTACGGAGTCTGCGCATAGAGAAGTTTTTTGCCTTTTGGGGGCAGGATCTGGACTCCTTCACCACCCCGCTGGAGTGCGGACGAGAGTTCAGGGTCAAATTTGACAAGGTCAGTTTCTCACACTCTTGAGTTAATCTCTTTTGACTTGGACCAGATACCCACTTGGCACATACCCAGAATGCTCTAACAACTACTGAGCAACACGCAAAATAGCTCTCAGAACAGCTTAGCAACTACCTGCAACATCCCAGCATACTGTTCTTAAAAGAATACATCTAGTTTATGGTTACTGTTCTTTTTGGTAAATAGGTGCCGCAGTTCAGCACAGGACGTTTACACTGCAAGAGCTAAGGATATTTTTGACCTGTTTACATGTACTAAcctgtgtttacatgaaggtTGGTATTGCAGGTGTAATCCAGGCATCACGTTCAAAAGTGCTGCCTGTGGACAAAAACGCTGATTAACCCTTGTGCCGTGCTGAAAACCCTTCACCtaatggcgcttttccactgcatggtacggctcAGTAAGGAATAAacgcttaaatagtaccacctcggttgaggttccaagcgagccgaaccgatactaaatgtgacgtgtaaacatTGCAGATCACAGATTGGTCAGAGATAATCATCACTACCAGCATCGTTGGACACTaaacccgctagatttaaatagtcagtaacagccaccgcagtatcatttgttcgcgcgactttttttaaatgacttgctTTAAACAACCATTGCAGgaaacttgaaaaaagaaatgactgtatcgtggtcagtagacgAAGTGACTCGTTGGTGGCCGATTAGCGGATCCACGGCAGTAAAGGCGGCGCAACTATAAcaatcagtctataatcccacccactttgaagtggtactaaactgcagtggaaaagcaatcCGAAAGTAAGCGAGCGGTGCCGAACCGAACTGAACTGAGCCGAGTCGttccatgcagtggaaaagcgccataaTTGGCTGTTCCAGGTCAAAAATGGCCAGCCTTTTAAAAATTGCCTGTAAATCtctcattattatcattatgccatattaatatattattggaTTCAATATTTTTATCAACTCATTTTCTTTCAACTAGCAcaggttttatttctttttttcttttctctttttttcttatctCATTGTtcgtaggcctcattgatctgagctgatgctcagtttttgagtgaaaaaacGTTCACTCAAGCTtattcacctaaaaaaaaaaaacagagggttatttttatacataatctcactttttaacattaaatatcaGATTTATACTTTACCATTGATTATATCCCTCAAATGTCCTACATGACAAGTGAccggaacaacatgaggatcaTCTGCTTTGACTGTAAAGGACCTGAACTCTGAAACGACCAATGTCTGTGTGTTCCCTTCCCTCCGTGGCCAATGACATGTTGTACTTTGTATTTTCTCATTCACTGATCCCTCGCTCTTGTAGGACACAGACTTTCTGGGCCGGGACGCTCTGTTGCGGCAGCGTGTGGAGGGAGTGACGCGGCGCTTTGTAATGCTGGTGCTGGAGGATCACGACACAGAGCTGGACCTCTGGCCCTGGTGGGGCGAGCCCATTTACCGCAGCGGCGAGCTGGTCGGCGTCACCACCAGCAGCGCCTACAGCTACACATTAGAGCGCCACGTGTGTCTCGGCTTCTTAAGCCACACAAACTCGGACGGCTCTCCGGCCGTGATCACCCCTGATTTCATTAACCGAGGCGACTATGAGGTGGACATTGCTGGGCAGAAGTTCCCAGCTAAAGCCAAGCTTTACCCATTCAGCTCGCTGTTTGCACAACAGAAACGGCGCAAGGATGACATGGAGCTCAGCAACTTCCAGAGCAAGTGAAGATGCTGCGCTGTAGTTGGTCGAAGCGAATCGAGAGCCAGAGGCAGTAGTGCCGCATGTCTGAGTTTTGCACAGTCTCCGTAGGACCTCCTGAAGTCCTTTACACACCACATCATGTTTGTTATGTGTCGtttacctctctctctctctgtatatgtgtgtgtgtgtgtgtgtgtgtgtatatatatatatatatatatatatatgtttttgtttgaaagAGTTGATGAATTTGGTCAATGAATTTCTAAAACCTAAAAATGTGCGTCATGAAGGAGCCACATGGTGTTACGGAAGTTGCCCCAGTTTTGACAGCTAAAGTGGGATTTGTTTGGGTTTGGCATTGTCATTATTTGAAAGTATAATTGACTTTAGAAAGAAAGTCTTTTTAATAGTCTGTTAATAGTCCAGTAATGTGTTCTTGAGCAATAGGCTGTGTCCCTGAGGCTTTTTTCCATGTCACATGGTTTAATATAAAGGGATTTTATATGGATATCAGATTGCCACGAGACAATCAATGTCCGTTTGAATCATTGATTTTTAATTGGTGAAAACTGGAGAAGTCTTTCTAAGTCTTTGTGCAACACtattttgtaataaaagtaCAATACTAAATGAGGAGGCACTGAGATCATGCAGATGTTAATGACGTTAATGAAAAATGAACAGAGAACAGAGCCTCGACCGACGCTTTTATAAAGTGCCTTGCAGCATTTCACAGTGTGAAGTGAAGTACAGGAAGTTGGTCTTGTGTTGTGTCAGTGTACGTTGTGTCTTGAACTGCGAGTGTTTAGTTGCGTGTGTCTCTTGTAATGACTCCGTTTATAGTGCAAAAGGAAAGCTGTCGTCTGGGTCCATCAGTATGGCGTTATGATCCTCTATTGATCAGTTGGTTATGGatatgtatttgaaatattgtTGAGATGTTCATTGTTTGGACAGCACATTATTTACATCATCTGTGCGAttctattttaaagggttatttaAAAACTTTCATATAGAAATGCACAAAGAATTGCACATTGAATATCCTTTATAAATCAAAAGCATCTTTGCACAGTGAGgatcagtgtgtgtttgaacGACGACAAACACCATCAAACACTGATTAGAGAAAGAGGGAATTTCATAACAAACATGTTCCAGTCACATTTCAGCCCAGAATCAActtctgatttttttccttttgattttgaggtgaaataaGAGTAaagtatgtcttttttttttttttttttttttttaaacacacaatacaaataaatcACTAATGTTTATCCAGCCATATTGAATAATATgtactaaaacatttaaatgttctcATCCTTTAGCTGTCTTTCTTTCGCtctctgtgtgagtgtgtgtgtgtgagtgtaaaaCTTTGACTGTGAGACAGAATTGTTTGAATGTATTCATTATTTGTAACAGGGTTTTGTGTAGTTGCTTGCGAATCTAAGAACAAATGATCTATGGGAATAAATTGGTTTGGGTTAGATTCAGCTGAGGAGAGGATGTGCACCTTACGCTTTGCTTGAACCtattgtgttttttaaatgtcagaCAAAGAGAGCAGGCCGAAACGGACTACAGTAAAGAAGATCCTTCTGGCCATCTTGCCTTTgtatttatatcatatattgtacaaaagtttgattttcatgaataaaaatttaaattaagaaatgactcatttggtgtgtgtgtgtgtgtgtgtgtgagtgtgtctgttagtgtgtgagtcTGTGCTCCACTGTGCTCTGTTTTAGTGTCTGATTCTTTTTTAAAAGTCACTTAAAACTGTGAAATGGACTTAAACTGTATATTTTGGAGTCACATGACATTATGTTCAGGTGATTGGCTTCTGcctgaaatgttttaaactcAGCAGTGAGGAATTTCCTGCTTTCCACCTACATTTTTAGATGGCCAAGATTAACTGCGTGAGTACAATATAATTCAGAGGCAACTTTGAGCAAATTCCaaatttttattactttaatcTGTGGACAGCCCTGAAGACATGAACATGATTAATGACAAAAAGATGcaagcattaaaatgaaaaggtaCATCTATAGGAAGATACTTATCATTTATTGGTCTAAtggctaaaaataaatattagctCAGTTTAGAGGACTGCTCTCTCAATGACTCAAACTACAACACAGACTACAGAGGATTATGGTCCCACTTATATTAATTATGTTGTATGACACAACTATATTCATTATTATATGTCCAACTACAGACACACGTTTGGCTTTAAGCAAAGTAAAAATAGGTTATGACTGTACCAGTGATTGTTGCTGGTTCTGATCCTCTGATTTGATTGGTCAAGCAGTGTGAGCGGTGCAGAGTGAAACTGACCACAAAATGCTGTGAGAAACTCTCTTCTCACATACTCTGTTTCAATCTCTGTGTCGTATGATGACAAACAAAGCTTGATACTTCTTTTGGGACATTTGTTTGGTGAAGAACAAATGCAAGGATGCCAGATTTCTTGTTGATATTAATTCTTTAACCAAACTCTAAAACTCATATGGTGAgacaaaaattgtaattttggtTATGTAACGCCCCAGCAGTTCTCTCCTCTCCAGTTCGCTCATCTCCACCTCTATGTCCAGTGTGGCGGGACCCTGTACCGGACTGGTCAGCAGCAGTTCGCCCGTCTGACGATCGGAGCGCTGCACAGTAAAATAGCGTCGACCGCGGCCTCCCAGTAATGCAAACCGAAGCGTGTCTCCTATCATTCTCACCGCCGACACGCGGAATATGACCCGCGGAGCAGAGAGGTTGGACACCACAGACATGTGATGGTAGGACACAGAGTTCGGCGCCCGAGAGCAAGGCCGGCTGTCCGTGGGGCAGGGGTTCCTCTCACAGCGCCTGCTCGGAGAAAGCACGTTTTTCacatgtttctttgttttttgttttaaataaaagtgcttTGTACACTTGCTTACGTTGGAGAGGTTTTAACATAGGTGGCGTTCCGTATCTGTGGACACTCCACTTTAACGCACTGAAAACCCCCGTAGGTGTTGATGCAGAGCTGGTCGCGCGTGCAGTTGTTCTGCCTGGATCCACACTCGTCAATATCTGAAAGTAAACACAGAAGAACAGGATCAGAATAAAATCCAGACCATAGTGTTTTCCAAGTGCATCTTTTGCTATTAATGAATGACCTTTGCAGTTCCGGCCATCACGGGTCACGTTGTAACCGACAGGGCAGGTGCATCGGTAGCCGCCAGCAGTGTTAACACACGCGTGTAAACACAAACGGCCCGCCTGCCCAGTGTGGAACAGTTTACACTCATCAATGTCTAGGAAAAAACATACAGAAACATCCAGGAATGAGCAGGTTGAAACAAACATGTCATTGGATGGAAGAACAACATTTCTGTCCCTACTGAAAGGATCAGCATAGCTGGTCCCAAAGACATAGACCAAAACATCACAAGCTGGCGAAGAATAAAGTGGCGGGAGTAGCCATGGAAGATAGAAATGAGCCATCTGTCATCGAAGACCCTTCGCAACGCCACCAGCTGCATTGGCTGCTAAAATTAATGGGAGAAATGGGAGATCAGCCTGGACCAGCATGGGTCTTTTTAGCTGAGATTTCGATCTTTGACAGCTAATAAACAGTGATTGTGTATAACTTGAGTGTTTTTGGTTACAGTAATCATTGAAGAAACGTACCTGTGCAGACGCTGTTCTCGCGGCCGGAGATGGTGAACCCCGGCTCACAGGTGCAGTGGGTCGTGCCCTGAACCTGGCTGCATTTCGGCTGACGGAGGAAAGCAGATGTGTGGGTCAGAGGAAAGGAGGAGGCCGCCGCAGCTCCGCCGCCAACGACAGGTGACGTGTTCATTATATTGACAAAAACTGCAGAGAGATTCAGATTTCAAGAGCAGGTAAATTGTTATTTCTGCACCACAGAGACAATCGTAAGATTTCAGCATGAATCCTAAGATTTATGGTTCATGCTTGACACATCTGAGTGCACATGCTAAAAATGTATAGAAACAATGATCAATAACATTAaatagaataatgttaaaagtACTCAACGAGGAATAGTCAAACAATACActgatgtttaaaaaatgtactaaaTCAAGTGTCTGACTTGAGGGAatgataattaataattaaataattaagttaaaatgtgtttttgtgcaagtatTGAAACAAACAAGAACTTGCAAAAGCATACACTTGTGAAATGGAttgagattttttaaatgttatgtaaTATGTGTGCTCTAAGGTGAAGATTTATAACTTCCCAGACTGTGTTCTCAGACACCCCTGATCCCAGATGAAAGACTTCTGAATCCGCCCAAAAATAATCTCAAACAGCGTTTGTCTGAGGAATATGAACTGATGTTAGCCATATGTGATGTGTAACAGGATCATATCTCATCTTTGATTGATCAGCAGACATATCTTTAGGCTTTTTTCGGCATGTGGAGATTGGACATAAgctttaaattgatttttgatGGTATAAAAGCGTTTTAAAGTTTTGTAAAACTTTTCTGAACAGAGCCTATAAATGTGCTCCAAAAAGCTTCCGATCAAATGCAAACCAACATGTCGGTGTTGGAGACTGGCAGGTAGGTCCAGCCCAGCCCTTGGCACAGAAACAGCTGAATCCATTGACTTCATCTGTACAAGTTCCTCCGTTGGCACAAGGTGATGAAAGACACTCGTCGATATCTGAGAGAGGAGAGAAAGTCAGTGAGAATTCAAATTCTAGAAGCAAAACCATTACAGAGAAGGGAAAGTTGCTGTAAGCAATGTAATCCAGTCAGATTATTTTTTGCTTGAGTCTAGTGCTGTCACAGAGATGTGCGTTTTCTCACTGCTTCAGTGATACACTATATGGACAAGAGTCTGTTGACACTGGAAGTCCCTATGATGACATTCTAGACAATTCTGTGCTTCAACAGTTTGGGGAAGGTTGTTTTCTGCTCCAGCATGTCAACGCTGCTGTGCACAAAGCAGAGTTCATATACATGTGGTTTACTAAGTCTGGTGTGGAAGAACTTGGCTGGCCTGAACAAAACCCAGAGAATCTCACCAAACACCTTCAGGATTAACTGGAAAACCAACTGCGAGCCCTTGACCTCACTGATGGTGTTCGAATGGGAACAAATACATGTTCAATGTCTATTGGAAGAATGGAAGCTGTTATAGCAGTAAAGGGAGGAATTCATgcttttgaaattaaatatttgacaAGACACAAGAGGCAGTCTCTTGTGATTAGGCCTCGCTCATCTCAGAGGTGTTCAGCAGGGGTTCAGGTCTGggctgtgcaggccagtcaagctCTTCCCCAGTAAACCCTTTCGTTATGGACCTCGTTTTGTGCACAGTAGTATTAACATGTCGGAAAAGCAAAGGCCCTCCAAAATCTGCTGCAACAAAGATTCAAACAAAAACTCTAAACTTTTAGAAGGGAGTGTCCACATactcaaatttgcccctatttgggtgtgagcaaaaacacgctgtttttgtgtgtgtccctttaaatgcaaatccAGAAGAGGGCGTAGCtataacagctcgcgcttcggtcgctcaacaacaacaaagctggagaatctcacgcagccaaaatgaggattgtcaataacggtgttcagccttacattgttcaaaccggagtcgacactgatggagagactcaggaagaagttacaacttttagaatgaaactggatgtttctgaatggttagtggataaatttatgtagttgctgtggagttgattcaactcatccactagcatgtgccgtcatgttaatcttttttcaTTGAATTGactctcgtttgtgaagcagtccggcgtaaaatgttggcatgtcaacaacactctactacaacaactcttcctcttgtctaaagcagcccaacatggccccgccccctttgttgcgtattctcgggggcggggtttatgtaaattttagggttagtgattacccaggaagaagcttgttgtagtccctaccagccgtttgttgtagtccttaaacagagaattctgtaaaagaaatatctccctttgcactgaactttgagtgtcgtaactttgtagatgttgtttatgctcaaacagcaacattacacactaactaaagttaaaaattgtgaaatcataatcaaccacccctttaaatacaaatgtaaaagtaatgGTGTGTTCAAGTCACTTTCGTCAGATCAGATGGCGGTGTACCTTCTCTTAATTAagtacacaaaaatacagcaaggaTTTTAACTTATACTTCTTctagaaaataaaaaacaaagaatgtgcatcaggtgtgttttgcttttttatgtttttaattaacttATGAAGCCACTTCATCGTTgcatattattttgttatattacaaTGCTATCATATTTTGTGCAGGCAGTTAGCTTGCTtcgttgtaaatagaaaaccTGACAATATCACTACTAAATACCTTTAAGTATTGTGGTATTCTGCCATGTTTCTCACTGACACAACCCCCATCTCATAAACTTCGGGGCTTAAAGAATATCCCGAGCTTCCAGCTTGTATAAACGACAATGTGGTAGTGTCCATGTGCGTTCAACTTGTAAATACGATCTTTCTTCATGACTTGAACGCAACATAATATAAAACTACGGACTATTTATTTTGAGACGTTTACAGGTTTTCTCTAGTGTGGAACAGAAAGTTAGTTCTGATGACAGAGAAGATGGTAGGTTTCCACCAGCCGTTTGTAAGATCTTAAATTCAAACTAGGGTTCACACAAGGGACGTACAAACTACTACTCCATAGTTTAAAGGGTATTTAAATAGATtactcaaaaatgacaattctggcactcacccacatgtcgttccaaacctgcatgactttttttcttctgtggagcacaaaataatatatttttaaaaaatatagttgttgttttgtttagttttttgaCCATACAATAGAACCcatcttttgtgttttacagaagaaaaaaatgcatacaggtttggaacagcatgaggttGAGTACATCAGAACTCtttggccctgtttccacctggtattaagatgcgttttggtcgatcg from Ctenopharyngodon idella isolate HZGC_01 chromosome 18, HZGC01, whole genome shotgun sequence encodes:
- the LOC127499472 gene encoding fibulin-7, whose amino-acid sequence is MYPFNDSMKMMNRRYTVLLSVFICQVYTMLAQDCPSKQDLQNSIQQAQKLLSSQEASYMQSLRTLRKKLNLLHDRVTRLPNKPKNFTCPNLDTPVNGRKLGKTLFPGHEVHFLCDVGYELVGSETRQCKDSLSWSGQQPVCKDIDECLSSPCANGGTCTDEVNGFSCFCAKGWAGPTCQSPTPTFFVNIMNTSPVVGGGAAAASSFPLTHTSAFLRQPKCSQVQGTTHCTCEPGFTISGRENSVCTDIDECKLFHTGQAGRLCLHACVNTAGGYRCTCPVGYNVTRDGRNCKDIDECGSRQNNCTRDQLCINTYGGFQCVKVECPQIRNATYVKTSPTRCERNPCPTDSRPCSRAPNSVSYHHMSVVSNLSAPRVIFRVSAVRMIGDTLRFALLGGRGRRYFTVQRSDRQTGELLLTSPVQGPATLDIEVEMSELERRELLGRYITKITIFVSPYEF